The genomic interval AGGCGCCAGGCCAGCTGCTGCGCCCGCACGACGTACACCAGGGGCGTCAGCGGTTCGGGGATCCCGGCCGGCACGGCCAGCAGGGCGCCGTCGACCGGTAGGTCGGCGTCGGGCTGCGTCACCGCGGAGACGGTGGCGCCCCGCGCGCGCAACGCCGCCGCGGCCTCGACCACGTCGTCGAACGTGGGGCCGGGTGTGGCGTGGCAAAGCGCGTGCAGCTGCTGGCCAGCTACCGCGATCGGACCGTGGAGCAGGTCGGGGGGCGACCAGCCGGTGGCCAGCATCGACGTGGTCTCGGCGATCTTCAGGGCTGCCTCGAGGGCGACCGCGTAGAGGTAGCCACGTCCCACCGACAGCAGCCGTTGGGCGTCACGGAGGACCTCCGCCGCGGCGGCGGGCGCCTCGACGTCGGTGAGCAGCTCACCGACGACGTCCACGGTGCGGTCCCAGTCGGCGCGCGGCCAGCGCGGCGTCCCACCGAGCGCCTCCGCGAGGAGCGCGAACGCCGTGACCTGTCCGGTGAACGTCTTGGTGGCCGGGACCGCGACCTCCTGTCCGGCACGCAGGGCCAGGACCCCGTCGGCCACGTCCGCTAGCGGCGAACCCGCGTCGTTGGTGACCGCCAGCGTCCGCGCCCCGCACCCGCCCATCCGCTCGAGCGTCTCGACGATCTCCGGTGTGCGGCCGGACTGGCTCACCCCGACCGCCAGGAAACCGTGGAGGTCGGTCGTCACCCGGTACCGCGTGTGGAGGCTCG from Actinomycetota bacterium carries:
- a CDS encoding SIS domain-containing protein, with amino-acid sequence MTTGTERDHEHPGAVMAQEMAEQPDVIAGLVARRDDIAATVAATLPRPHVGTVLVARGSSDYAAVYARYALEAIGGRHAALAAASLHTRYRVTTDLHGFLAVGVSQSGRTPEIVETLERMGGCGARTLAVTNDAGSPLADVADGVLALRAGQEVAVPATKTFTGQVTAFALLAEALGGTPRWPRADWDRTVDVVGELLTDVEAPAAAAEVLRDAQRLLSVGRGYLYAVALEAALKIAETTSMLATGWSPPDLLHGPIAVAGQQLHALCHATPGPTFDDVVEAAAALRARGATVSAVTQPDADLPVDGALLAVPAGIPEPLTPLVYVVRAQQLAWRLARLRGIDPDHPPGLQKVTQTR